A region of Nakaseomyces glabratus chromosome M, complete sequence DNA encodes the following proteins:
- the PDR12 gene encoding ATP-binding cassette multidrug transporter PDR12 (CAGL0M07293g~Putative ABC transporter of weak organic acids; gene is downregulated in azole-resistant strain) — MPASISSSIISKERKDDADTTSNSYADSVHSYENINRDDNEQQPVSTQLSRHLTQILSEEGGKERLESMARVISTKTKAEMDKFEVNDMDFDLRMLLNYLRNRQLEQGIEPGDSGVAFKNLTAVGIDASAAYGPSVEEMLRDTGKLPLTLINKLRRKKDSVPLRNIIQNCTGVVESGEMLFVVGRPGAGCSTLLKCISGETSELVSVDGEFSYDGLDQEEMMKNYKGYVIYCPELDFHFPKITVKETIDFALKCKTPRVRIDRMTRKQYVDNIRDMWCTVFGLRHTYATKVGNDFVRGVSGGERKRVSLVEAQAMNASIYSWDNATRGLDASTALEFAQAIRTATNMMNNSAIVAIYQAGENIYELFDKTTVLYNGKQIYFGPAKKAVQYFENMGWIKPPRMTSAEFLTSVTVDFENRTLDIKPGYEDTIPKSGFEFEEYWLNSPEYQELLRHYDDYHARHPAEETRERFDTAKKQMLQSGQRESSRYVVNYWSQVWYCMIRGFQRVKGDSTYTKVYLSSFLIKGLIVGSMFHKIDNKSQSTTAGAYSRGGLLFYVLLFASVTSLAEIANSFSTRPIIVKHKSYSMYHISAESLQEIITELPTKFVAIIVLSLVTYWIPYLKFEAGAFFQYILYLFTVQQCTSFIFKFVATITKDGVTAHAIGGLWVLMLCVYAGFVLPLGEMHHWIKWLHFLNPLTYAFESLVSTEFHHREMLCSQLIPSGPGYENVSVANQICNAAGAIKGHMFVNGDTYIDRQYHFAYRHAWRSWGVNIVWTFGYIVFNVILSEFIKPVSGGGDLLLYKRGHMPEFGTENADARVASREEMMETLNGPDVDLPKVIAAKDVFTWNHLNYTIPYDGATRQLLSDVFGYVKPGKMTALMGESGAGKTTLLNVLAQRINMGVITGDMLVNSQSLPASFNRSCGYVAQADNHMAELSVRESLRFAAELRQPRSVPLEEKYEYVEKIIALLGMQNYAEALVGKTGRGLNVEQRKKLSIGVELVAKPSLLLFLDEPTSGLDSQSAWSIVQFMRALADSGQSILCTIHQPSATLFEQFDRLLLLKKGGKMVYFGDIGENSSTLLNYFERQSGVKCGISENPAEYILNCIGAGATASASADWHDLWQQSPECAAARAELDELHKNLLSRPVTEDPELVTKFAASYTTQMKCVLRRTMIQFWRSPVYIRAKFLECVSCALFVGLSYIAVNHSVGGATEAFSSIFMLLLIALAMINQLHVFAYDSRELYEVREAASNTFHWSVLLLCHYVVETGWSTLCQFMCFICYYWPAGYSGRASHAGFFFFFYVLIFPMYFVSYGLWILYMSPDVPSASMINSNLFAAMLLFCGILQPKEKMPGFWRGLMYNVSPFTYVVQALVGPLVHDKKVVCNKNEFAIMDPPAGQTCGEYLRTYIGNNSGYLVNPQATSNCNYCPYSVQDEVVARFNVKWSYRWRNFGFMWVYICFNIFAMLSCYYIMRVKVWSLKSVLDFKKWFNGPRKDRHEKDKSIFEKKPGDEEKVKQKF; from the coding sequence ATGCCTGCTTCAATATCCTCTTCGATAATATCGAAGGAAAGGAAGGATGATGCAGATACTACATCAAATTCATATGCTGATTCTGTGCATAGTTATGAAAACATAAATCGTGACGATAATGAACAGCAACCTGTTTCAACACAATTATCTCGTCACTTAACCCAAATTCTCTCAGAAGAAGGTGGTAAAGAAAGATTGGAGTCCATGGCCAGAGTTATCTCCACCAAGACAAAGGCTGAAATGGACAAATTTGAAGTCAATGACATGGACTTCGACTTGAGAATGCTGTTGAATTACCTAAGAAATAGACAGCTTGAACAAGGTATCGAACCAGGTGACTCCGGTGTTGCTTTTAAAAATCTAACCGCAGTTGGTATAGATGCTTCCGCTGCCTATGGTCCAAGTGTGGAGGAAATGTTAAGAGATACCGGTAAACTACCACTTACACTGATCAACAAgctaagaagaaagaaagataGTGTTCCTTTGAGAAACATTATCCAAAACTGTACTGGTGTTGTTGAATCTGGTGAAATGTTATTTGTGGTTGGTAGACCAGGTGCTGGTTGCTCAACATTGCTAAAATGTATCTCTGGTGAAACCTCAGAATTAGTTAGCGTTGATGGTGAATTTTCCTATGATGGTTTAGATCAAGAggaaatgatgaagaactaCAAAGGCTATGTCATTTACTGTCCAGAACTTGACTTCCACTTCCCTAAAATCACAGTGAAAGAAACCATTGATTTTGCACTAAAATGTAAAACTCCTAGAGTTAGAATTGACAGAATGACCAGAAAACAGTATGTCGATAATATTAGAGATATGTGGTGTACTGTTTTTGGTTTAAGACATACATACGCTACTAAAGTCGGTAATGATTTTGTTAGAGGTGTCTCTGGTGGTGAAAGAAAGCGTGTGTCTTTAGTAGAAGCTCAAGCGATGAATGCTTCTATTTACTCCTGGGATAACGCAACCAGAGGTTTAGATGCTTCTACAGCTTTAGAATTTGCACAAGCTATTAGAACAGCTACCAACATGATGAATAATTCAGCTATTGTTGCTATTTACCAAGCGGGTGAAAACATCTATGAACTATTTGATAAAACCACGGTTTTGTATAATGGTAAACAAATTTACTTCGGTCCAGCTAAGAAAGCTGTGcaatattttgagaatATGGGTTGGATAAAACCACCTAGAATGACATCTGCTGAGTTTTTAACCTCTGTTACTGTTGACTTTGAAAATAGAACTTTAGATATCAAACCCGGTTATGAAGATACAATTCCTAAATCTGGTTTTGAGTTTGAAGAATATTGGTTGAACTCTCCTGAATACCAAGAACTATTGAGACACTACGATGATTACCATGCCAGACACCCTGCTGAAGAAACTAGAGAAAGATTTGACACTGCAAAGAAGCAAATGCTTCAATCAGGTCAACGTGAAAGCTCCCGTTATGTTGTCAATTACTGGTCTCAGGTTTGGTACTGTATGATCCGTGGTTTCCAAAGAGTTAAAGGTGACTCTACTTATACAAAAGTCTACCTAAGTTCCTTTTTAATCAAAGGTTTGATTGTTGGTTCAATGTTTCataaaattgataataaaagtCAATCCACCACAGCGGGCGCTTATTCACGTGGTGGTTTGCTATTTTATGTTCTATTGTTTGCCTCCGTTACTTCTCTTGCTGAAATTGCTAACTCTTTCTCTACTAGACCCATTATTGTGAAACATAAATCATACTCGATGTACCACATTTCTGCAGAGTCTCTCCAAGAAATTATCACAGAGTTGCCAACCAAATTTGTTGCAATTATTGTTTTATCTTTAGTGACATACTGGATACCATACCTGAAATTTGAAGCTGGTGCATTTTTCCAATACATCTTGTATTTATTCACTGTACAACAATGTACTTCATTTATCTTTAAATTTGTCGCTACAATTACAAAAGATGGTGTTACTGCACACGCTATTGGTGGTCTATGGGTTTTGATGTTATGTGTTTATGCCGGTTTTGTGTTACCATTAGGTGAAATGCATCATTGGATTAAATGGCTGCATTTCCTAAATCCACTAACATATGCATTTGAGAGTTTAGTATCGACCGAATTCCACCATAGAGAAATGCTTTGTAGTCAATTGATTCCAAGTGGTCCAGGGTATGAAAATGTTTCCGTTGCTAATCAAATTTGTAATGCTGCTGGTGCTATAAAGGGGCATATGTTTGTGAATGGTGATACGTATATTGATAGACAGTACCATTTTGCATACCGCCATGCCTGGAGAAGTTGGGGTGTCAATATTGTTTGGACATTTGGTTATATTGTTTTCAATGTTATTCTTTCGGAGTTTATCAAACCAGTAtctggtggtggtgatttGTTATTGTACAAGAGAGGCCACATGCCAGAGTTTGGTACTGAAAATGCTGATGCTAGAGTTGCTAGTAGAGAAGAAATGATGGAAACTTTAAATGGTCCAGATGTTGATTTGCCAAAGGTTATCGCTGCTAAGGATGTCTTTACATGGAACCACTTGAATTATACTATTCCTTATGATGGTGCCACCAGACAATTATTATCAGATGTTTTTGGTTACGTTAAGCCTGGTAAGATGACAGCACTAATGGGTGAGTCAGGTGCTGGTAAAACCACTTTACTAAACGTTTTGGCCCAAAGAATTAATATGGGTGTTATTACTGGTGATATGTTAGTTAATTCTCAGTCACTACCTGCATCTTTTAATAGATCGTGTGGTTATGTTGCTCAAGCGGACAATCATATGGCTGAATTGTCGGTTAGAGAGTCTTTGAGATTTGCTGCTGAATTAAGACAACCTAGATCTGTTCCATTAGAGGAAAAATATGAGTATGTTGAAAAGATTATCGCCTTGTTGGGTATGCAAAATTATGCCGAAGCTTTAGTTGGTAAAACAGGTAGAGGTCTAAATGTggaacaaagaaagaagttgTCAATTGGTGTGGAATTAGTTGCCAAGCCTTCCTTATTACTATTCTTGGATGAACCAACGTCTGGTTTGGATTCTCAATCAGCTTGGTCCATTGTCCAATTTATGAGAGCATTGGCTGACTCTGGTCAATCTATTTTGTGTACTATTCATCAACCTTCTGCAACTTTGTTTGAACAATTCGACAGATTACTGTTGCTGAAAAAAGGTGGTAAGATGGTTTACTTTGGTGATATTGGTGAAAATTCATCTACTTTGTTAAACTATTTTGAGCGCCAATCCGGTGTGAAGTGTGGTATTTCAGAGAATCCTGCAGAGTATATTCTAAACTGTATCGGTGCAGGTGCTACTGCTAGTGCATCTGCTGACTGGCACGATCTATGGCAGCAGTCACCTGAATGTGCAGCAGCCAGGGCTGAATTGGATGAACTTCATAAAAACCTTTTGTCAAGACCTGTTACCGAAGATCCTGAACTTGTAACAAAATTTGCGGCCTCATACACGACCCAAATGAAATGTGTTTTAAGAAGAACCATGATACAGTTCTGGAGATCACCAGTGTATATTAGGGCTAAGTTCTTGGAATGTGTGTCATGTGCTTTGTTTGTTGGTTTGTCGTATATCGCTGTCAACCACTCTGTTGGTGGTGCAACTGAAGCCTTTTCATCTATCTTTATGTTATTGTTGATTGCCCTAGCAATGATCAATCAATTACATGTCTTTGCTTATGACAGTAGGGAATTATATGAGGTTAGAGAAGCTGCGTCTAACACTTTCCATTGGAGTGTTCTATTGTTATGTCACTACGTTGTTGAGACAGGTTGGTCTACACTATGCCAATTTATGTGTTTCATTTGTTACTACTGGCCTGCCGGATATAGTGGACGTGCTTCGCATGCAggattcttcttcttcttctatgtTTTGATTTTCCCAATGTATTTTGTTTCATATGGTCTGTGGATTTTGTACATGTCTCCCGATGTGCCTTCAGCTTCTATGATCAATTCAAACTTATTTGCAGCCATGTTACTTTTCTGTGGTATCTTACAaccaaaggaaaaaatgCCAGGATTCTGGAGAGGTTTGATGTACAACGTTTCTCCATTCACATATGTTGTTCAAGCATTAGTTGGCCCATTGGTACACGATAAGAAGGTTGTATGTAACAAGAATGAGTTTGCAATCATGGATCCACCTGCAGGGCAAACATGTGGCGAGTATCTAAGAACTTATATTGGTAACAACTCAGGTTACTTAGTTAATCCTCAAGCTACGAGCAATTGTAACTACTGCCCATATAGTGTTCAAGATGAAGTTGTTGCCCGGTTCAACGTGAAATGGAGTTACAGATGGAGAAACTTTGGTTTTATGTGGGTCTACATCTGCTTCAACATTTTTGCCATGTTGTCTTGTTATTACATCATGAGAGTTAAGGTTTGGAGCTTGAAATCTGTCCTTGACTTTAAGAAATGGTTCAACGGACCAAGAAAGGATAGACATGAAAAAGACAAGTCTATCTTTGAGAAGAAACCaggtgatgaagaaaaagtgaagcaaaaattttaa
- the SUR1 gene encoding mannosylinositol phosphorylceramide synthase catalytic subunit SUR1 (CAGL0M07315g~Ortholog(s) have mannosyltransferase activity, role in glycosphingolipid biosynthetic process, mannosyl-inositol phosphorylceramide metabolic process, pathogenesis and fungal-type vacuole membrane localization) has translation MKREVAYLAITNAFLVFFILFYTFDLLTLCIDDTIHDTLTASDLNSSVPREDELIPRIIHQTYKTEDIPKHWIEGQHRCQELHSDYQYIMWTDQMALDFITEHYSWFLPTFVGYKRPIQRADAIRYFILYHYGGIYIDLDDKCERPLDNLLKLPAFVRKTSPLGISNDVMGSMPGHPFFWKAIHNLNHYNKNWYVPYLTIMSSTGPLFISIVWKHYRRWKIFTKNYVPVKIIQPQDYKGSSSSFFSIVKGSSWHTDDAKWMKSLENHILSCVVAGFIFAFFILYGEYIFYCWLCYKKPITLTNSDSGSKNSWSSKLLWVWNRIKFRSSSYTTTYPTTPTTSPKRSRKDSNAVFDIEKRTVNV, from the coding sequence atGAAACGAGAAGTTGCATACTTGGCTATCACGAATGCCTTCTTAGTTTTCTTCATATTGTTCTACACATTTGATTTGCTTACACTGTGTATAGATGACACTATTCATGATACTCTAACCGCATCTGACCTGAACTCCAGTGTGCCTAGGGAGGATGAGCTAATACCTAGAATTATCCACCAGACCTACAAGACAGAGGATATCCCAAAACACTGGATTGAGGGACAGCACAGATGCCAGGAGCTACATTCTGATTATCAGTATATCATGTGGACTGACCAGATGGCTCTAGACTTTATAACCGAGCATTACAGCTGGTTCTTACCCACCTTTGTGGGCTACAAGAGACCAATCCAGCGAGCAGATGCAATTAGATACTTTATTCTTTACCACTACGGAGGTATCTACATCGACCTCGACGACAAATGTGAGAGACCTTTGGACAACTTATTAAAGTTGCCAGCGTTCGTGAGAAAAACATCCCCTCTGGGTATCTCTAACGACGTGATGGGCTCAATGCCGGGTCACCCATTCTTCTGGAAAGCCATCCACAATTTGAACCATTACAACAAAAACTGGTACGTGCCATATTTGACGATTATGTCCAGTACGGGGCCTTTGTTCATCTCCATCGTGTGGAAACATTACCGTAGATGGAAGATCTTTACCAAGAACTACGTACCCGTGAAGATCATACAACCACAGGACTACAAGGGGTCATCCTCctcctttttttctataGTTAAGGGGTCCTCCTGGCACACAGATGATGCCAAGTGGATGAAGTCTCTGGAAAACCACATCCTATCTTGTGTGGTTGCAGGATTCATATTTGCCTTCTTCATCCTATACGGGGAGTACATCTTCTACTGCTGGTTATGTTATAAGAAACCAATCACACTAACTAATTCAGACAGTGGGAGTAAAAACTCATGGAGCTCGAAATTACTATGGGTTTGGAACAGGATCAAGTTCAGATCATCAAGTTACACAACTACTTACCCCACTACACCAACAACTAGCCCAAAGAGATCTAGGAAGGACTCAAACGCCGTTTTTGACATCGAGAAGAGAACCGTGAACGTTTGA
- the LGE1 gene encoding Lge1p (CAGL0M07337g~Ortholog(s) have role in histone methylation, histone ubiquitination, premeiotic DNA replication, protein monoubiquitination, regulation of cell size and nucleus localization): MSDERYQSRYGRYDSGRGGRSGYYSNYQNSSHHRSNDGPNTNTHGPSNGNGNSGGYYHGYYNRHGSMNGRAASSGRGYYGGHNTHITSAPHNNPNAYSRAPATGNTSYTGSYYSRGGNSSGRGGYSSYNRGGYHASHQYNNGGYYHRNNNYNSSYTERQKSVSGDSATSGGMKYTSSHRTTHVTHPAHPPITIQRSGSNGNGVAQGNASSGEVPTAPRRETTAQNNGRDKREEQLKKYGISNMAQGYLEIMDQNSSSTTSVTQTEIELDEKLREMNSQVFRTMCELALVENQYTRDTLNVQLTQEKLDTLLLS; encoded by the coding sequence ATGAGTGACGAAAGGTATCAGAGCAGGTACGGTAGGTACGATAGTGGTAGAGGTGGTAGAAGCGGGTATTACTCTAATTACCAGAATTCTAGCCACCACAGATCAAACGACGGGCCCAATACAAATACGCATGGGCCCAGCAACGGTAATGGTAACAGTGGTGGCTATTACCACGGGTATTACAATAGGCACGGCTCAATGAACGGTAGGGCTGCAAGTTCAGGCAGAGGGTACTATGGTGGACACAATACACATATTACTAGTGCACCACACAATAATCCTAATGCATATTCGAGGGCCCCAGCGACAGGCAACACGAGTTATACAGGCTCATATTATTCTCGAGGTGGGAATTCAAGTGGACGTGGGGGCTACTCTTCATATAACCGCGGCGGATACCACGCTTCACACCAGTATAATAACGGTGGCTACTATCATCGCAACAACAACTATAATAGCAGCTACACGGAGAGACAGAAGAGTGTCAGCGGTGATAGTGCCACTAGTGGTGGCATGAAGTATACATCATCACATCGTACCACTCACGTGACACACCCAGCACACCCACCAATAACAATACAACGTAGTGGTAGTAACGGCAATGGAGTAGCCCAAGGCAATGCCAGCTCAGGAGAAGTACCGACAGCTCCCAGAAGAGAGACTACAGCTCAGAATAATGGCAGGGACAAAAGAGAAGAGCAACTAAAGAAATATGGTATAAGTAACATGGCCCAAGGCTATCTGGAGATCATGGATCAGAATAGTAGCAGTACCACAAGCGTTACACAAACTGAGATAGAGTTAGATGAAAAATTACGTGAGATGAACAGCCAAGTGTTTCGGACAATGTGTGAACTGGCCTTAGTAGAGAATCAATACACACGCGACACTTTGAATGTCCAACTTACGCAGGAGAAGCTAGACACATTATTACTCAGCTAA